In the genome of Monodelphis domestica isolate mMonDom1 chromosome 2, mMonDom1.pri, whole genome shotgun sequence, one region contains:
- the LOC130457400 gene encoding uncharacterized LOC128125822 homolog — translation MIRPQSSMSKHIPQFCGVLGHTFMEFLKGSGDYCQAQHDLYADK, via the exons ATGATTAGGCCACAATCTTCAATGAGTAAACATATTCCT CAGTTCTGTGGTGTTCTTGGTCACACATTTATGGAGTTTCTGAAGGGCAGTGGAGACTATTGCCAGGCACAGCACGACCTCTATGCAGACAAGTGA